The Cellulomonas sp. P24 genome contains a region encoding:
- a CDS encoding flavodoxin family protein — translation MTSLVVYESMFGATKALAEEIARALGDGGPARVVEVGALAADGPTLPDDVDLLVVGAPVHAFGMSRASTRRDAAKEQSPVISATIGVREWLELLVVRPGLRFATFDTKVLTPRLPGSAAKAIDKHLRAAGAVRICPPRTFSVHGKADGLVDGELDAARAWAGTLTATR, via the coding sequence ATGACGTCCCTGGTGGTGTACGAGTCCATGTTCGGCGCGACGAAGGCCCTCGCGGAGGAGATCGCACGGGCACTGGGCGACGGCGGGCCGGCCCGCGTGGTCGAAGTCGGCGCACTCGCAGCGGACGGGCCGACGCTCCCGGACGACGTCGACCTGCTCGTCGTCGGGGCTCCGGTCCACGCGTTCGGGATGAGCCGGGCCTCGACCCGGCGCGACGCCGCCAAGGAGCAGAGCCCGGTGATCTCGGCGACGATCGGCGTCCGCGAGTGGCTCGAGCTGCTGGTCGTCCGGCCGGGACTGCGCTTCGCCACCTTCGACACCAAGGTCCTGACCCCGCGGTTGCCTGGCTCGGCGGCGAAGGCGATCGACAAGCACCTGCGGGCAGCCGGTGCGGTCCGGATCTGCCCACCGCGCACCTTCTCGGTGCACGGGAAAGCCGACGGCCTGGTGGACGGCGAGCTCGACGCGGCGCGAGCCTGGGCCGGCACACTGACCGCGACCCGATAG
- a CDS encoding class I SAM-dependent methyltransferase yields MTSPDSHDGTIERHAVSAARSFGSHAAEYERGRPPYPAELVAWLVPGDATTVVDVGAGTGKLTAALVAPGRTVVAVDPDAQMLAALHGRLPEVETREGTGESLPVTDASVDAVTFGQSWHWVDPARGSAEAARVLRPGGVLGLIWNIRDERVAWVAELSTVMHHSAAERLIDGGGPQVAEPLGSLETREVAWERRMSVEDVVAMAASRSYVITAEPDRRTRILDAVRDLARSVVEPDGLVCLPYVTHAYRATAG; encoded by the coding sequence GTGACCTCACCCGACTCGCATGACGGCACCATCGAACGGCACGCGGTCTCGGCAGCGCGGTCCTTCGGCAGCCACGCAGCCGAGTACGAGCGCGGCAGACCTCCCTACCCGGCGGAGCTGGTCGCCTGGCTCGTGCCCGGCGACGCGACGACCGTCGTGGACGTCGGTGCGGGCACCGGCAAGCTCACGGCCGCGCTCGTCGCACCCGGGCGCACGGTCGTGGCCGTGGACCCCGACGCCCAGATGCTCGCCGCGCTGCACGGTCGCCTGCCGGAGGTCGAGACCCGCGAAGGAACGGGTGAGTCGCTGCCCGTGACCGATGCGAGCGTGGACGCCGTGACGTTCGGGCAGTCGTGGCACTGGGTCGACCCGGCACGTGGCTCGGCCGAGGCGGCGCGCGTCCTGCGGCCGGGTGGTGTGCTCGGGCTCATCTGGAACATCCGCGACGAGCGCGTCGCCTGGGTCGCCGAGCTCTCCACGGTGATGCACCACAGTGCCGCCGAACGCCTGATCGACGGCGGAGGCCCGCAGGTCGCCGAACCGCTGGGGTCGCTCGAGACGCGTGAGGTCGCCTGGGAGCGCCGGATGAGCGTCGAGGACGTCGTGGCGATGGCGGCGTCGCGCAGCTACGTCATCACCGCGGAGCCGGATCGTCGCACCCGGATCCTCGACGCGGTGCGGGACCTCGCCCGCTCCGTCGTCGAGCCGGACGGCCTGGTCTGCTTGCCCTACGTGACCCACGCGTACCGGGCGACGGCCGGGTGA
- a CDS encoding cysteine desulfurase-like protein — MNLDTTAGSTADGGPGGRGGEGPALDVAALRAMFSSLQHGIAHFDAPGGTQTPDAVADAIRDALVHPLANRGRGNLAERNADDIVVGFRAALGDLLGVDPGTVIVGRSATALTFELSRAISSTWREGDEVVISRLEHDANANPWLIAAERHGATVRWADFDPTTGELDVDTVAAQLSERTVLVAMTAASNLIGTMPDLPAIAAHVHGVGGLLFVDGVHYTAHELVDVPALGADFYTCSPYKFLGPHCGVVTGRAELLEGLHPDKLRPATDAVPERFELGTLPYELLAGVTAAVDTLAGMVTGSGSRRERLRRSMAAAHLHEDALRHRIEAALAQLPGATVHSRAGRRTPTLLVTFAERAAADVSAQLAAAGVNAPAGSFYAYEVSQHLGLGLTGGLRIGLAPYTDDEDVDRLLAALESAAG; from the coding sequence ATGAACCTCGACACGACAGCCGGCAGCACGGCCGACGGCGGCCCCGGCGGTCGCGGCGGTGAGGGGCCGGCCCTGGATGTCGCCGCGCTGCGCGCGATGTTCTCGTCGTTGCAGCACGGGATCGCGCACTTCGACGCGCCGGGCGGCACGCAGACCCCGGACGCCGTCGCCGACGCGATCCGCGACGCCCTGGTGCACCCGCTCGCCAACCGCGGGCGGGGCAACCTGGCCGAGCGCAACGCCGACGACATCGTCGTCGGCTTCCGTGCCGCCCTGGGCGACCTGCTCGGGGTCGACCCGGGCACCGTGATCGTCGGCCGCAGCGCCACGGCGCTGACCTTCGAGCTGTCGCGTGCGATCTCGAGCACCTGGCGTGAGGGCGACGAGGTCGTGATCTCCCGGCTCGAGCACGACGCGAACGCCAACCCGTGGCTGATCGCCGCCGAACGCCACGGTGCCACGGTGAGGTGGGCCGACTTCGACCCGACCACCGGCGAGCTCGACGTCGACACCGTCGCGGCGCAGCTGTCCGAGCGCACGGTGCTGGTGGCCATGACCGCGGCATCGAACCTCATCGGCACCATGCCCGATCTCCCGGCGATCGCTGCGCACGTGCACGGCGTCGGTGGCCTGCTGTTCGTCGACGGCGTGCACTACACCGCCCACGAGCTCGTCGACGTCCCCGCGCTCGGAGCCGACTTCTACACCTGCTCCCCGTACAAGTTCCTCGGCCCGCACTGCGGAGTGGTCACCGGCCGGGCCGAGCTCCTCGAGGGGCTCCACCCGGACAAGCTGCGCCCGGCGACCGACGCCGTTCCGGAACGGTTCGAGCTCGGCACCCTGCCGTACGAGCTCCTGGCGGGGGTCACCGCAGCCGTCGACACCCTCGCCGGGATGGTCACCGGCTCGGGCTCCCGACGCGAGCGCCTGCGCCGTTCGATGGCGGCCGCACACCTTCACGAGGACGCGCTGCGGCACCGGATCGAGGCGGCCCTCGCCCAGCTGCCAGGAGCGACGGTGCACTCGCGCGCCGGACGCCGCACCCCGACCCTGCTGGTCACGTTCGCGGAGCGCGCCGCGGCCGACGTCTCCGCACAGCTCGCCGCAGCGGGTGTCAACGCACCCGCGGGGAGCTTCTACGCCTACGAGGTGTCCCAGCACCTCGGCCTCGGCCTGACCGGAGGCCTGCGGATCGGGCTTGCGCCCTACACCGACGACGAGGACGTCGATCGTCTGCTCGCGGCGCTGGAGTCCGCCGCGGGTTGA
- a CDS encoding MFS transporter encodes MAGTLTPAARRGYGLGSVATGSFATVPGLLLLPYLTDRLGVAAGLAGVIVLLPKAWDVLLNPVAGQISDRSTNPAGRRRPFLLRAGLSLAVAFVLLFWGPTSPQGLAAGWVVVLFLACASAYAFFQVPYVAMPAEMTDDYGERTRLMTWRVTILALAILVSGGLSPMIRNQLGPVWGYRGVGLFVSLLIVVGTLGAWRGTRHTPMDSYGTAGTSLREQLRIVARARDFRILLTAFIIQALATGAMLAGVDYVARELLGSSGMSTVLFVCFVGPALLVTPLWQRYAEAHDKRVGFLVASVLLGGGALATLGALHLATGLVPVTVAVIGIGYAGCQMFPLSMLADIAAVDAIRTGSNRIGVYTGVWTAGETLGLAFGPFAYAAVLALGGYVSSTTGDAAQPDSALTAIGWGFTVVPAVLVALSLFFVTRYGLDEAEVRRAREVAA; translated from the coding sequence ATGGCGGGAACGCTCACCCCTGCAGCGCGGCGGGGCTACGGACTGGGGTCCGTGGCGACCGGCTCGTTCGCGACGGTTCCCGGACTGCTCCTGCTGCCGTACCTCACCGACCGGCTGGGCGTCGCGGCGGGTCTCGCCGGCGTGATCGTGCTGCTGCCCAAGGCCTGGGACGTCCTGCTCAACCCGGTCGCGGGTCAGATCAGCGACCGCTCGACGAACCCCGCCGGACGCCGCCGACCGTTCCTGCTGCGCGCCGGGCTCTCCCTGGCGGTGGCGTTCGTCCTGCTGTTCTGGGGTCCCACCTCACCGCAGGGGCTGGCCGCCGGGTGGGTCGTGGTCCTGTTCCTCGCGTGCGCCTCGGCCTACGCGTTCTTCCAGGTGCCCTACGTCGCGATGCCCGCGGAGATGACCGACGACTACGGCGAGCGCACCCGGCTGATGACCTGGCGGGTCACGATCCTCGCGCTCGCGATCCTGGTCAGTGGTGGTCTGTCGCCGATGATCCGCAACCAGCTCGGTCCCGTCTGGGGGTACCGCGGGGTCGGGTTGTTCGTCAGTCTGCTCATCGTCGTCGGGACGCTCGGCGCGTGGCGGGGCACGCGGCACACCCCGATGGACTCGTACGGCACCGCGGGGACGTCCTTGCGCGAGCAGCTGCGCATCGTCGCCCGGGCCCGCGACTTCCGGATCCTGCTGACCGCCTTCATCATCCAGGCGCTCGCGACCGGCGCGATGCTCGCCGGGGTGGACTACGTCGCGCGCGAGCTGCTGGGCAGCTCGGGGATGTCGACCGTGCTGTTCGTGTGCTTCGTCGGGCCGGCGTTGCTGGTCACACCGCTGTGGCAGCGGTACGCCGAGGCCCATGACAAGCGCGTGGGCTTCCTCGTCGCGTCGGTGCTCCTCGGTGGCGGTGCGCTGGCCACGCTCGGCGCCCTGCACCTGGCGACCGGTCTCGTGCCGGTGACCGTCGCGGTCATCGGGATCGGCTACGCCGGGTGCCAGATGTTCCCGCTGTCGATGCTGGCCGACATCGCCGCGGTCGACGCGATCCGCACCGGCTCCAACCGGATCGGCGTCTACACCGGGGTGTGGACCGCCGGGGAGACGCTCGGCCTGGCGTTCGGACCGTTCGCGTACGCCGCGGTCCTCGCGCTGGGCGGGTACGTCTCGTCGACCACCGGCGACGCGGCGCAGCCGGACTCGGCGCTCACGGCGATCGGGTGGGGGTTCACGGTGGTGCCGGCGGTGCTCGTCGCACTGTCGTTGTTCTTCGTCACCAGGTACGGCCTGGACGAGGCAGAGGTTCGACGAGCACGAGAGGTGGCGGCATGA
- a CDS encoding aspartate aminotransferase family protein: MRESTTGGWSREQILGTLEAMQAHDLPAHGGRTLAYVYDSGLAEADAVGLEALAMFAASNGLDPTAFPSLLLMENDLVAWAGRLLDAPAGFVGSATSGGTESLLLTVLAARESRPDIDAPSMVLPTTAHAAFHKAAHYFGVRPVLVDVDPVTFRADPEAMARAIDDTTVLVVASAPSYAHGVVDPVPQIAAAAAARGVRCHVDACVGGWVLPFLDDAPPWTFAVDGVTSISVDLHKYAYTPKGVSLLLHRDPALRRPQYFASANWPGYTMLNSTVQSTKSGGPLAAAWAVVHHIGDDGYRRLVRQAREATLALADAVTEIPALSVVVAPDATLLTLATDDTCDVFTIADEMLARGWFVQPQMTYRSMPATLHVTLSAATAPSVPEFVVALREAVAQAQAAGPVAVPPELAGAVVALDPETLDDAAFDGLLQAAGLAGVDGDLAIPERMAAVNALLDAAPPRVREALLLGVLDRLSRPA; encoded by the coding sequence ATGAGGGAATCGACGACGGGCGGGTGGTCGCGCGAGCAGATCCTGGGGACGCTCGAGGCGATGCAGGCCCACGACCTGCCCGCCCACGGTGGACGCACCCTGGCCTACGTCTACGACTCCGGGCTCGCGGAGGCCGACGCCGTCGGGCTGGAGGCGCTGGCGATGTTCGCGGCGTCCAACGGGCTGGACCCGACGGCGTTCCCGTCGCTGCTGCTCATGGAGAACGACCTCGTGGCCTGGGCCGGGCGGCTGCTCGACGCCCCCGCCGGGTTCGTCGGATCGGCGACCTCCGGCGGCACCGAGTCCTTGCTCCTGACGGTGCTCGCCGCGCGCGAGTCGCGTCCCGACATCGACGCGCCGTCGATGGTGCTGCCGACCACGGCGCACGCGGCGTTCCACAAGGCGGCCCACTACTTCGGGGTGCGACCGGTGCTCGTCGACGTCGACCCGGTCACCTTCCGCGCCGACCCCGAGGCGATGGCCCGAGCGATCGACGACACGACCGTCCTGGTGGTGGCATCGGCGCCGTCCTACGCGCACGGCGTGGTCGACCCGGTGCCGCAGATCGCGGCGGCGGCGGCTGCCCGCGGTGTGCGCTGCCACGTCGACGCGTGCGTGGGCGGCTGGGTGCTGCCGTTCCTCGACGACGCGCCGCCGTGGACGTTCGCCGTCGACGGTGTCACGAGCATCAGCGTCGATCTGCACAAGTACGCCTACACGCCCAAGGGTGTCTCGCTCCTGCTGCACCGCGACCCGGCCCTGCGGCGGCCCCAGTACTTCGCCTCGGCGAACTGGCCCGGGTACACGATGCTCAACTCCACGGTGCAGTCCACCAAGTCCGGCGGGCCGCTCGCCGCCGCCTGGGCCGTGGTCCACCACATCGGCGACGACGGCTACCGGCGCCTGGTCCGTCAGGCCCGCGAGGCCACGCTCGCGCTCGCCGACGCGGTGACGGAGATACCGGCCCTGTCGGTCGTGGTGGCACCCGACGCGACGCTCCTGACGCTGGCGACGGACGACACGTGCGACGTGTTCACGATCGCCGACGAGATGCTCGCTCGCGGATGGTTCGTCCAGCCGCAGATGACCTACCGGTCGATGCCGGCGACCCTGCACGTCACGCTGAGCGCCGCGACCGCGCCGAGCGTGCCGGAGTTCGTGGTCGCGCTGCGCGAGGCCGTCGCACAGGCCCAGGCAGCCGGACCGGTCGCGGTCCCGCCGGAGCTGGCCGGTGCGGTGGTCGCGCTGGACCCGGAGACCCTGGACGACGCCGCGTTCGACGGCCTGCTCCAGGCGGCCGGGCTGGCGGGGGTCGACGGGGACCTGGCGATCCCCGAGCGGATGGCCGCGGTCAACGCGCTGCTCGATGCCGCCCCGCCGCGCGTGCGCGAGGCGCTCCTGCTCGGTGTGCTCGATCGTCTGAGTCGTCCGGCCTGA
- a CDS encoding leucine-rich repeat domain-containing protein, with translation MGVAKIGMSVLVGAIVMAGCSGPSSSTSGGAGASPGGATSTAAAQGRAADATDRNPITFADPVFERLLKAELGKDEIAPADLVGYTRVNIAADQFLLLSGNGRSPGSIVHFGEDAFEYDGQRYTGFGTMTTLADLAYFPDLTNLLVTLQPGIDYSTIPVLDRLTLLNIMQSQLTDIGFASAGTKLNNVSLDTNAITDLGPLASCTSLTRLDINYNQVGDLTPLAGLTKLTSLRAYGNQISDISALARLTALKRIGFYGNQISDITVLASLPNLTEVELINNRVEDVSPLAGFTSFERLALTGNPVRNLEVLGHIENLEF, from the coding sequence GTGGGAGTCGCGAAGATCGGCATGTCGGTTCTGGTGGGGGCGATCGTGATGGCGGGCTGCTCGGGGCCCTCCTCGAGCACGTCGGGCGGTGCGGGCGCGTCACCCGGCGGGGCCACCTCGACGGCTGCAGCACAGGGCAGGGCCGCCGACGCGACGGACCGGAACCCGATCACGTTTGCCGACCCGGTGTTCGAACGGCTCCTGAAAGCCGAGCTGGGCAAGGACGAGATCGCGCCCGCCGACCTCGTGGGGTACACCCGGGTCAACATCGCCGCCGACCAGTTCCTCCTCCTGTCCGGGAACGGACGATCACCAGGTTCGATCGTGCACTTCGGTGAGGACGCCTTCGAGTACGACGGTCAGCGCTACACCGGGTTCGGCACCATGACCACGCTGGCCGACCTCGCGTACTTCCCGGACCTCACCAACCTGCTCGTCACCCTGCAGCCAGGGATCGACTACTCGACCATCCCGGTGCTCGACCGGCTGACGCTGCTCAACATCATGCAGAGCCAGCTCACCGACATCGGATTCGCCTCCGCCGGGACGAAGCTCAACAACGTCTCCCTCGACACGAACGCGATCACTGACCTGGGCCCGCTTGCGAGCTGCACGTCGCTCACCCGGCTGGACATCAACTACAACCAGGTCGGTGACCTCACGCCACTGGCCGGACTGACCAAGCTGACGAGCCTGCGGGCCTACGGCAACCAGATCTCGGACATCTCGGCGTTGGCCCGGCTCACCGCTCTCAAGCGGATCGGGTTCTACGGGAACCAGATCTCCGACATCACCGTCCTGGCGAGCCTGCCGAACCTGACCGAGGTCGAGCTCATCAACAACCGCGTCGAGGACGTCAGCCCGCTCGCCGGGTTCACGTCGTTCGAACGGCTGGCCCTGACCGGCAACCCGGTGCGCAACCTCGAGGTGCTGGGTCACATCGAGAACCTGGAGTTCTAG
- a CDS encoding TIGR03862 family flavoprotein: MSTASVIGGGPAGLIAAEVLARAGVAVTVYDRMPSVGRKFLLAGHGGLNITHSEDRDRLLTRYGASADRLAPMLAVFGPQDLRDWCAGLGEPTFVGSSGRVFPQAFRATPLFRAWLARLGELGVRIETRQRWSGWAEPGGALRLTDVDGVTHEVTSDVTVFALGGASWPRLGSDGGWVGPFSERGVTVTPLRPANVGVRVAWSEVFAGRFEGMPLKHVRLTVRGRPGASVRGDAMVTRTGIEGGPVYALGAAIRSSLDADGRCVLEVDLRPDLTVDQLVDRLHHRRPKDSGSTWLRRSLGLDPVAIALIRESRGGSLPGDAAATAELVKAVPVVVSETMPIDRAISTAGGIAWSEVDESLMLRALPGTFVAGEMLDWEAPTGGYLLQASFSTGVVAAVGALAWIGRGAAQRGSRRT, from the coding sequence GTGAGCACGGCGAGCGTGATCGGCGGTGGCCCGGCGGGGCTCATCGCCGCCGAGGTGCTGGCACGTGCCGGAGTGGCCGTGACCGTGTACGACCGCATGCCGTCCGTCGGGCGCAAGTTCCTCCTCGCGGGTCACGGCGGGTTGAACATCACCCACTCCGAGGACCGCGACCGACTGCTGACGCGGTACGGGGCTTCGGCCGATCGGCTCGCGCCGATGCTCGCGGTGTTCGGTCCGCAGGATCTCCGTGACTGGTGCGCGGGCCTCGGTGAGCCGACGTTCGTCGGGTCGAGCGGGCGCGTGTTCCCGCAGGCGTTCCGGGCGACGCCGCTGTTCCGGGCGTGGCTGGCACGGCTCGGCGAGCTCGGGGTGCGGATCGAGACCCGCCAACGATGGTCGGGATGGGCGGAGCCTGGTGGTGCGCTCCGTCTCACCGATGTCGACGGGGTAACGCACGAGGTCACCTCCGACGTGACGGTCTTCGCGCTCGGCGGTGCGTCGTGGCCACGCCTCGGCTCGGACGGTGGCTGGGTCGGCCCGTTCTCCGAGCGCGGCGTGACGGTCACGCCCTTGCGGCCGGCGAACGTCGGGGTGCGGGTCGCGTGGTCCGAGGTCTTCGCGGGGCGGTTCGAGGGGATGCCGCTCAAGCACGTGCGGCTGACCGTCCGCGGACGTCCCGGCGCATCGGTGCGTGGCGACGCGATGGTGACCCGGACCGGGATCGAAGGTGGTCCGGTCTACGCGCTCGGCGCCGCGATCCGCTCGTCCCTCGACGCCGACGGGCGGTGTGTTCTCGAGGTCGACCTCCGCCCCGATCTCACCGTGGACCAGCTCGTCGACCGCCTGCACCATCGTCGGCCGAAGGACTCCGGCTCCACCTGGCTGCGTCGCTCTCTCGGTCTCGACCCGGTTGCGATCGCGTTGATCCGGGAGTCGCGCGGCGGCTCACTGCCGGGCGACGCCGCCGCAACGGCCGAGCTGGTCAAGGCGGTACCGGTGGTCGTGAGCGAGACGATGCCGATCGACCGGGCGATCTCGACCGCAGGCGGCATCGCCTGGTCGGAGGTCGACGAGTCGCTGATGCTGCGGGCGCTGCCCGGCACCTTCGTCGCGGGCGAGATGCTCGACTGGGAGGCGCCCACAGGCGGCTACCTGCTGCAGGCATCGTTCAGCACCGGGGTGGTCGCGGCTGTCGGCGCGCTGGCATGGATCGGGCGTGGCGCCGCTCAGCGGGGGTCCCGCAGAACCTAG
- a CDS encoding DUF1801 domain-containing protein has translation MTSPGEPDSEAATASITARIRELGDWRGETLAHVRDLIHVADPDVQEEWKWVKPSNPGTPVWSHDGGICTGETYAKAVKLTFFRGASLDDPDRLFNSSLTGNTRRAIDLHEGETLDEDAFVRLIRAAVAANAAVLAQRAAKKK, from the coding sequence ATGACGTCACCAGGCGAACCCGACAGCGAGGCCGCCACCGCGAGCATCACCGCGCGGATCCGCGAGCTGGGGGACTGGCGGGGCGAGACGCTCGCCCACGTCCGCGACCTCATCCACGTCGCGGACCCCGACGTCCAGGAGGAGTGGAAGTGGGTGAAGCCGTCGAACCCGGGAACCCCCGTCTGGTCCCACGACGGCGGCATCTGCACCGGGGAGACGTACGCGAAGGCCGTGAAGCTCACGTTCTTCCGTGGCGCGTCCCTCGACGACCCGGACCGGCTCTTCAACTCCAGCCTCACGGGGAACACGCGGCGCGCGATCGACCTGCATGAGGGGGAGACGCTCGACGAGGACGCCTTCGTGCGGCTGATCCGTGCCGCGGTGGCGGCCAACGCCGCCGTGCTCGCCCAACGGGCAGCCAAGAAGAAGTAG
- a CDS encoding DMT family transporter — MSRAATYGSVYVLAASLLWGTTGTAAALAPEVGSLAVGAAAMGIGGLLQAATGFRVVTARRAELAAQWRTLALAAGSVAVYPLAFYTSMRLAGVAVGTVVSLGSGPVAAAVIERVVDRRPLSRRWVVGATAALLGVVALAVARSGTAGSGSGTAGAGAGGAAAGTHPVWGIVLGLLAGVTYALYSWGAVRMMRRGLPSRPVMGAVFGLGGVLLMPVLLLTGAPILATGHNLATVAYLAVVPMFLGYALFGRGLAVVSAATATTLSLLEPAVAAAIAVLVLHEGLSPLGWMGMAVMVASLVLLTAGAGRREPDEESVHAPVRSSALEPVL; from the coding sequence GTGAGCCGCGCAGCGACGTACGGCAGCGTGTACGTCCTCGCGGCGTCGCTGCTGTGGGGCACGACGGGAACGGCAGCGGCGCTCGCACCGGAGGTCGGGTCGCTCGCAGTCGGTGCCGCGGCGATGGGGATCGGTGGACTGCTCCAGGCGGCGACCGGGTTCCGCGTCGTGACCGCCCGCCGCGCCGAGCTCGCGGCGCAGTGGCGCACGTTGGCGCTCGCCGCCGGGTCGGTGGCCGTGTACCCGTTGGCGTTCTACACGTCGATGCGGCTGGCAGGCGTCGCCGTGGGGACGGTCGTCTCCCTCGGGTCCGGGCCGGTGGCCGCGGCCGTCATCGAGCGCGTCGTGGACCGTCGGCCGCTGTCCCGGAGGTGGGTCGTCGGTGCGACCGCCGCGCTGCTCGGGGTCGTCGCGCTCGCGGTCGCGCGCTCCGGCACTGCGGGCTCGGGTTCCGGCACCGCAGGCGCGGGCGCCGGTGGTGCCGCGGCCGGGACGCACCCGGTGTGGGGGATCGTGCTCGGGCTGCTGGCCGGAGTGACGTACGCGCTGTACTCGTGGGGTGCGGTGCGGATGATGCGCCGCGGTCTCCCGTCCCGTCCGGTCATGGGGGCGGTCTTCGGCCTCGGCGGCGTGCTGCTGATGCCGGTCCTGCTGCTGACCGGGGCGCCGATCCTCGCGACGGGGCACAACCTGGCGACCGTCGCCTACCTGGCCGTCGTGCCGATGTTCCTCGGCTACGCGCTGTTCGGGCGCGGGCTGGCGGTGGTCTCAGCCGCCACGGCGACCACACTGTCCTTGCTCGAGCCCGCCGTCGCCGCCGCGATCGCGGTGCTGGTCCTGCACGAGGGGCTCTCCCCGCTGGGCTGGATGGGCATGGCGGTCATGGTGGCCAGCCTCGTGCTGCTGACCGCAGGCGCGGGGCGGCGGGAGCCGGACGAGGAGAGCGTGCACGCCCCCGTGCGGTCGAGCGCGCTCGAACCTGTCCTCTAG
- a CDS encoding TetR/AcrR family transcriptional regulator: MSGRARVDDRVAGIPEGRRSARDRLLAAAAECFYDQGVNGTGIDTITSAAGVAKMSLYNNFASKDDLVLAYLEARHEEWLDLYRCRLVTTTDARQRIGAVVDAYIDHAELAYRHGFRGCGLLNAAAELPVGAPGRALVRRHKEEVEGLLAAHLTELDRLSADRVSDLAEQLSFLLEGAMARAGLEGDSRRLHRVRELAMEQVDAALLQAAR, from the coding sequence ATGTCCGGACGCGCACGGGTCGACGACCGGGTGGCCGGCATCCCCGAAGGCCGCCGGTCCGCCCGGGACCGGTTGCTGGCGGCCGCAGCGGAGTGCTTCTACGACCAGGGCGTCAACGGCACCGGGATCGACACGATCACGTCCGCCGCGGGCGTGGCGAAGATGAGCCTCTACAACAACTTCGCCTCGAAGGACGACCTCGTCCTGGCCTACCTCGAGGCGCGCCACGAGGAGTGGCTGGACCTGTACCGGTGCCGGCTGGTCACCACGACCGACGCCCGCCAGCGGATCGGTGCGGTCGTCGACGCGTACATCGACCACGCCGAGCTGGCGTACCGGCACGGGTTCCGCGGCTGCGGGCTGCTCAACGCGGCGGCCGAGCTCCCGGTCGGCGCGCCGGGGCGCGCGCTGGTGCGTCGGCACAAGGAAGAGGTCGAGGGGTTGCTCGCCGCGCATCTGACCGAGCTGGACCGACTGTCGGCCGACCGCGTCAGCGACCTCGCCGAGCAGCTGTCGTTCCTGCTCGAGGGCGCCATGGCGCGGGCCGGGCTCGAGGGCGACTCGCGTCGGCTGCACCGCGTCCGCGAGCTCGCGATGGAGCAGGTCGACGCGGCGCTCCTGCAGGCCGCGCGGTGA